Proteins encoded in a region of the Vitis riparia cultivar Riparia Gloire de Montpellier isolate 1030 chromosome 7, EGFV_Vit.rip_1.0, whole genome shotgun sequence genome:
- the LOC117919426 gene encoding uncharacterized protein LOC117919426 isoform X2 — translation MPEGFSPSQETRKKRKSSSLPSTEKRRRNPSRKTDNPLKLRSFHQHFQSERIQASGTHFEKLKTDVDLHLSKYMDGLKFNAKEGGGGMHTTKRCKLSQALAPLAASEEVGALRRAKAFKTKNPFFIVTMQPTYVTRRYKLEELSLLNAVWRKRI, via the exons ATGCCTGAGGGTTTCTCTCCAAGCCAGGaaacaaggaagaaaagaaaatcgtCCTCTCTTCCGTCCAcggagaaaagaagaagaaatcctTCACGGAAGACTGATAACCCTCTCAAGCTCCGATCATTtcatcaacattttcaatcagAACGCATTCAAGCTTCTGGAACACATTTTGAGAAGCTAAAGACAGATGTAGATTTGCATTTGTCCAAATACATGG ATGGACTTAAATTCAATGCAAAAGAAGGCGGTGGAGGAATGCACACCACCAAAAGATGCAAGCTGTCTCAGGCTCTTGCACCCTTGGCTGCCAGCGAAGAAGTTGGAGCTCTTCGAAGAGCTAAagctttcaaaacaaaaaaccctTTCTTCATTGTCACCATGCAGCCAACTTATGTTACCAGAAGATATAAATTG